The sequence gtgtCAATAAACAACTGATCGTCATGACAACAATTGAAAGTGAATATGATTTATTGCGTTTATTAGAATCCCAAGTTCTTGAGCCACTTGATAACCTGGTCTCTATGGTTACCAATGAGCGTTACACTGCCTGTGATCTCATCAGCTCTACTCCTTAGACCATCCACTCCAAGATGCTGACGCAGCATTCTCTCCAACACCTACACAAGGGGTCATGGGGGTCATTAGCTAATTAAATGCACTCATTATTGAAAACGCAATCTCAAGCTATGGGCAATCAGCTATAAacgattgtataattatatcaatctTTCAACTTTAGTACCATTTGAactcagaaaatcataaaaaaattgacattggatccacggaattcaagttatggcagctgaaagagtacTCAAACCATTGATATAATTAAGCCCAAATAAtgggcaaatacttttatccttcaaattttgatgacaccatttaaAAGGTCTCCTTCAGataaacatttttgacattgtactaaagttatggcagctgaaaccATGAGTTGGCCCACTTTTTTCTTTGgagaataaaataattatttctgaaCGCAATCTTGTTCTCATTACTATACTATAAACCTACATGCACATACCATGACATCACCGTCGACCTTTGTGACCCTTGTGAGGACTTGACTCCGCCCACTCTTGTAGTCAGTGTACACGGGAAGATTCTTGTATTTGCTCCTGTGCACACAGAATGGTATTGAGGGTGTGCTACCCACTGGAGCTGGTCGACCAATGGGAGCGCTCCATTCACTCAGACCTCGCACACACAACAAGCACTGCAGAACAGAGGATAATGTCATGCAGTGTCTATAGTGTCTTACTTTGCTGGACAATCGAGCTCTCACAACGACACCGGCCATATCACCATGAGTACCACTTGCTCTCACCGTAAACGTTCTAATTATAcaaccagtaaaaaataattatttttctcaAAAAAATGATTATGggcgttataaaagagggcgtcctaaccgaggctggttctataattggTACATGTTCATAAAACGATCTTTACCTGTagcaatattattatagatcaatagcctcgattataggccgctGTATTACAAGcaacacaatacacacacagtcactatACAGAGTCAATGTATGGGTTCAAGGTTCAGGGTATAGGGTCCagttggtgggtgtggttactgGCTCCTCATACGTCCACTTGGGATAGACTCTCTTATAGAGGTTCATTAGGATCGTGTCTTGTGCCTTGAGTTGACCATCAAACACACACTTCATATGTCCATGTGTGCCTGTATATTACAAGCAGTGAGAGCTAGTACACACATTAATTGCTCATGTGTGCCTGTATATTACAAGCAGTGAGAGCTAGTACACACATTAATTGCTCATGTGTGCCTGTATTATTACAAGCAGTGAGAGCTAGTACACACATTAATTGCTACTTACCCAGGGGCTCTTTGATATGTCCCCTTCTCCCTAACTTGGTCCGCAACTCAACAGGCTTGAACCAATCAATATCATCTGTACACACAAGATCACACTAGTTACTAGCACACACCACGAGTAGCTTTAGTTtactaatccacgaatcaaaatccaagagaacatggctagaagcctatagaagctgttagttttcgtcgcattgtaaccgttgagcagttatagctggaatacacacacagacacacagacaaacacacacacagtcagcttaatttaccgtatccctcgtgcggctacgcctcgaggcataacaaagGAAATACGTAGATGTACCTCTGTTGAAGAACATGTATCTGATGACTGCAGATCTCTTGTTGATCTTGTATGGATGCCCACTGAGTATCACTCTCTTGACTATCACTCTACTAGGGttcacacccaccacacccccactcccCACCAGCACAGCCTCACCACCTACACAATGAGGGGGCGGagggtaacacacacacacacacacacacaacacacaccttcCTGGTGCTTGAAGAGCAGCACTGGTTGCGGAGGGTAGGACACTGGAGCAAACACACTGGCCATGCATACACCGCTATTAGCCATGTAGCGCTCATACTGTACAGGGAGGGGCCGGGATACTATAGTCATCAGCTTAGTGCATAGTTACCTTGTGTTTGTCTCCTGGAGTGTGCTCTGAGAATATAGGAGCAGCTGAGAACCTCCTCACACC is a genomic window of Halichondria panicea chromosome 15, odHalPani1.1, whole genome shotgun sequence containing:
- the LOC135348526 gene encoding uncharacterized protein LOC135348526, which encodes MAGVVVRARLSSKCLLCVRGLSEWSAPIGRPAPVGSTPSIPFCVHRSKYKNLPVYTDYKSGRSQVLTRVTKVDGDVMVLERMLRQHLGVDGLRSRADEITGSVTLIGNHRDQVIKWLKNLGF